A genome region from Ptiloglossa arizonensis isolate GNS036 chromosome 4, iyPtiAriz1_principal, whole genome shotgun sequence includes the following:
- the Rps30 gene encoding ribosomal protein S30, translating to MQLHVRGEHTTVVESHENVTIAELKEKIVQLEGAANTAFNLYCSGLLLTDETLVGELASNILELTVSLRGGKVHGSLARAGKVKAQTPKVEKQEKSKKKTGRAKRRIQYNRRFVNVVQTFGRRRGPNANCNS from the exons ATGCAGTTACATGTCAGGGGGGAGCATACGACTGTTGTCGAATCACATGAAAATGTGACTATTGCAGAATTAAAG gaAAAAATAGTACAGTTGGAGGGTGCTGCAAATACAGCATTCAATCTATACTGTTCTGGCCTTTTGTTAACAGATGAAACATTAGTTGGAGAACTTGCAtcaaatattttagaattaacAGTTTCTCTTCGTGGTG GTAAAGTGCATGGATCTTTAGCTCGTGCTGGAAAAGTAAAGGCACAAACTCCAAAG GTTGAAAAACAGGAAAAGAGTAAAAAGAAAACTGGCCGGGCTAAGAGGCGGATACAATATAATAGAAGATTTGTGAATGTGGTTCAAACTTTTGGTCGTCGGCGGGGACCAAATGCCAATTGTAATTCATAA
- the LOC143146255 gene encoding histone-lysine N-methyltransferase SETMAR-like codes for MDVEDEKRSGRPIVENVDKIMEIVESDRHADTYSIAQELKISQKTVWNHLHKDSFKKKLDVWMKHELTRKNLLKRIDACDSLLKRNKIDPFLKRMVTRDEK; via the coding sequence ATGGACGTCGAAGATGAGAAACGCTCTGGTAGGCCAATCGttgaaaatgttgataaaatcatgGAAATCGTCGAGTCAGACCGACATGCAGACACTTATTCCATTGCCCAGGAACTGAAGATTAGCCAGAAAACCGTTTGGAACCATTTGCATAAGGATAGTTTCAAGAAGAAGCTCGATGTATGGATGAAACACGAATTAACGCGAAAGAACCTTTTGAAGCGAATTGATGCCTGCGATTCTTTGCTGAAGCGTAACAAAATCGATCCATTTTTGAAGCGGATGGTGACTAGGGATGAAAAATGA